In Bacteroidota bacterium, the following proteins share a genomic window:
- a CDS encoding universal stress protein gives MQTILCPVDFSASSENAVRYAVQLNQVLKSKIILMHAYMTPVLYSDVAPFVASLDFETLQSEAYESLKKFCNKVVGDTEKNVELLIQQGLPSARIIEIAIEKKRIWLLWVLPAPPQQSDS, from the coding sequence ATGCAAACAATACTTTGTCCAGTAGACTTTTCAGCATCGTCTGAAAATGCAGTGCGCTATGCCGTTCAATTAAATCAAGTGTTAAAATCCAAAATTATTCTGATGCATGCTTACATGACTCCGGTACTGTATAGCGATGTGGCACCGTTTGTGGCAAGTTTGGATTTCGAAACCTTGCAAAGCGAAGCCTATGAAAGCTTAAAAAAGTTTTGCAACAAAGTAGTAGGCGATACCGAAAAGAATGTAGAACTGCTTATACAGCAAGGATTGCCTTCGGCCCGTATTATTGAAATAGCTATCGAGAAAAAGCGGATATGGTTATTATGGGTTCTACCGGCACCACCGCAACAGAGCGATTCATAA
- a CDS encoding heavy-metal-associated domain-containing protein, with protein MTTIETIVVANLKCDGCATTIRNKIGDLKGVSAVEVQNDKDIVLVTHDAFVDRETITSKLLSLGYPEATEENGLLTQIKSYMSCMVGRMSN; from the coding sequence ATGACGACTATTGAAACAATTGTTGTTGCCAATTTAAAATGTGATGGATGTGCCACTACCATCCGAAATAAAATTGGTGACCTTAAAGGGGTGTCGGCCGTAGAAGTACAAAATGATAAGGATATAGTGCTTGTAACACACGATGCTTTTGTTGACCGTGAAACCATCACCAGCAAGCTTTTATCATTGGGATATCCTGAAGCAACGGAAGAAAACGGATTGCTCACACAAATCAAAAGTTACATGAGTTGTATGGTAGGGCGTATGAGCAATTAA
- a CDS encoding Hsp20/alpha crystallin family protein, whose product MSIIKRNNSYWGLSPMFSDFFGADDFNFDKSLRSDFLPAVNVAEDDKKYEIELAAPGLSKEDFKINVEKGMLTISAERKEEKEELQKNYTRQEYSYQSFSRSFALPDNAMEDDIKARYENGVLKLDVAKKLVTVSKTKEIEVT is encoded by the coding sequence ATGTCAATTATTAAAAGAAACAATTCGTACTGGGGTTTAAGCCCAATGTTTTCTGACTTTTTTGGAGCTGACGATTTTAACTTTGACAAGTCATTAAGAAGCGATTTTTTACCTGCTGTAAATGTAGCCGAAGATGACAAGAAATATGAGATTGAATTAGCCGCTCCGGGTTTGTCAAAAGAAGATTTTAAGATTAATGTTGAAAAGGGTATGCTAACCATTTCGGCAGAGCGAAAAGAGGAAAAGGAAGAGTTACAAAAAAACTATACACGACAAGAGTATAGCTATCAATCATTCAGCCGCTCATTTGCATTGCCCGACAATGCAATGGAAGACGATATAAAAGCGCGATATGAAAACGGTGTATTAAAACTAGATGTAGCGAAAAAATTAGTAACGGTTTCCAAAACCAAGGAAATTGAAGTTACTTAA
- a CDS encoding sulfite exporter TauE/SafE family protein, with protein sequence MTWVFAILALVCEIIGTVGGFGSSVFFVPLASFFYDFKTVLGLTALLHVFSNLAKIILFFRHINKRLFLIYAIPSIIAVTIGAVLVTRMNLKYAEIAMSIFLILFSLFFFINRNLKLMPTNANAVAGGSIAGFAAGLLGTGGAIRGASMAAFNLEKNVFVGTSAAIDMGVDLCRSVIYLDSGFVQVKYLYLIAILVAVSFVGTYLGKLILNRINQEQFKMTVLILIILIGLITLIKVLKSWNG encoded by the coding sequence ATGACCTGGGTGTTTGCCATTCTTGCATTGGTGTGCGAAATTATAGGAACTGTAGGCGGGTTTGGCTCTTCCGTTTTTTTTGTGCCATTGGCAAGTTTTTTTTATGATTTTAAAACGGTGCTTGGACTTACCGCACTGTTACATGTGTTTAGCAACCTTGCCAAAATTATTTTGTTTTTCAGGCACATTAATAAACGTCTGTTTTTGATATATGCTATTCCCAGCATAATAGCTGTAACCATAGGTGCAGTATTAGTAACACGTATGAATCTTAAATATGCCGAAATAGCTATGAGCATTTTTTTGATTTTGTTTAGTTTGTTCTTTTTTATCAATAGAAATTTAAAGCTCATGCCAACTAACGCAAATGCAGTTGCAGGCGGAAGCATAGCTGGTTTTGCTGCCGGACTTTTAGGAACCGGAGGCGCTATACGCGGAGCAAGTATGGCCGCTTTTAATCTGGAGAAAAATGTCTTTGTGGGTACCTCTGCAGCTATTGATATGGGAGTTGACCTTTGCCGTTCGGTTATTTACCTCGATAGCGGCTTTGTTCAAGTTAAGTACCTTTACCTTATTGCCATACTTGTTGCCGTTTCTTTTGTTGGTACGTATTTAGGAAAACTTATACTTAACCGCATTAATCAAGAGCAATTTAAAATGACGGTTCTGATATTAATTATTTTGATAGGGCTGATAACACTCATAAAAGTTTTGAAATCCTGGAATGGATGA
- a CDS encoding peptidoglycan DD-metalloendopeptidase family protein yields MKRLKFTLTWMMVICTWALQAQVLQADGGGSAPVTNNECLSLKDYTVIYEALKISRQKLQMEGILLPLQPNVKMITLFQWPLKKATSLNDPGYWSISNYLDQDNTPAIKDYNCGNIAYNGHKGTDIFTWPFWWYKMDNNQVEVIAAAPGTIIYKSNGNFDRSCTTNNNQWNAIYIQHNDGSIAWYGHLKNNSITSKAVGATVTLGEYLGVVGSSGNSTGPHLHFEVYDPNGALVDPWQGTCNTKNANSWWAAQVPYTESGLNALKTHNAAPVFPACPATETLNYKDNFCGGNTVYFASYYHNQQNGQTAQHKIYMPNNSIWQQWTQNFTVFYSASWWYWTWVLPTNASTGTWRYEITYLGNTYTHFFTVGAVATISPASPTILCQGQSTVLTANGGNSYLWSNGATTQSISVSSSGTYTVSVTNSCGAVSSSPHQVTVNSLPTATITPAGATTFCKGASVLLQANTGQGLSYLWMKNNVSISNATLSNYTATLSGTYKVRVTNANGCTKVSAGRAVTVSPMPAATITPSGNVSLCAGDSLQVQANNGNGLAYQWRKGSNAINGATANSYQIKSAGTYRVVVTNSFGCTKTSPSTIATINCKVSSELKSGPSFSFDLGTQAVSLNTNDKQYEFIVVNDLGELVWSQMVKGINTFQLPQEWQHGVYIASLYSNDDVHTIKCIKH; encoded by the coding sequence ATGAAAAGATTAAAATTTACTTTAACATGGATGATGGTGATTTGCACTTGGGCTTTGCAAGCGCAGGTACTACAGGCAGACGGTGGCGGAAGTGCCCCTGTTACTAATAACGAGTGCCTGTCTCTAAAGGATTACACGGTAATTTATGAAGCGTTAAAGATAAGCAGGCAAAAACTACAGATGGAAGGTATACTATTACCTTTACAGCCAAATGTCAAAATGATTACGCTGTTCCAATGGCCGCTGAAAAAGGCAACATCACTTAACGACCCCGGATATTGGTCAATTTCCAATTACCTCGATCAGGATAATACACCTGCAATTAAAGATTATAACTGCGGCAACATTGCCTATAATGGTCACAAGGGCACGGATATTTTTACCTGGCCTTTTTGGTGGTACAAAATGGATAATAATCAGGTTGAAGTTATAGCTGCCGCTCCTGGTACTATAATCTATAAAAGCAATGGTAACTTTGACCGCAGTTGCACTACCAACAACAACCAATGGAATGCCATTTATATTCAGCATAACGATGGCAGCATTGCCTGGTATGGTCATCTTAAAAATAATTCGATTACCTCCAAAGCTGTGGGTGCAACGGTGACCCTTGGCGAGTACCTGGGTGTAGTAGGAAGTAGTGGCAACAGCACCGGCCCACATTTACACTTTGAAGTATACGATCCCAACGGTGCGCTTGTAGACCCCTGGCAAGGCACATGCAACACTAAGAACGCAAACTCCTGGTGGGCGGCTCAAGTTCCCTATACAGAGTCAGGACTAAATGCATTGAAAACACACAATGCTGCCCCGGTTTTTCCCGCATGCCCTGCTACAGAAACATTAAACTATAAGGATAATTTTTGTGGAGGCAACACGGTGTATTTTGCCAGCTACTATCACAATCAACAAAATGGCCAAACTGCGCAGCATAAAATTTATATGCCTAACAATTCCATCTGGCAACAATGGACACAAAACTTTACTGTTTTCTACTCCGCTTCGTGGTGGTACTGGACATGGGTCTTGCCAACTAATGCAAGTACCGGCACATGGCGATACGAGATTACCTACCTTGGAAATACCTATACACATTTCTTTACAGTTGGTGCGGTGGCAACTATATCGCCCGCAAGCCCAACAATACTTTGCCAGGGGCAAAGCACCGTTTTAACTGCTAATGGTGGTAACTCCTATCTGTGGAGCAACGGTGCTACAACACAGTCTATCAGTGTGTCATCTTCAGGAACATATACGGTGTCAGTTACTAATAGCTGTGGTGCAGTCAGTTCATCGCCACACCAGGTAACAGTGAATTCGTTACCCACAGCTACTATTACTCCTGCAGGTGCCACTACCTTTTGCAAAGGAGCTAGTGTATTGTTGCAAGCCAATACCGGCCAAGGGCTATCCTATCTATGGATGAAAAACAATGTAAGTATTTCGAATGCTACGCTCTCAAATTATACAGCTACGTTATCAGGAACCTATAAAGTGCGGGTAACCAATGCCAATGGATGTACTAAAGTTTCTGCCGGACGGGCAGTTACAGTTAGTCCTATGCCTGCTGCTACTATTACCCCATCGGGCAATGTAAGTTTATGTGCTGGCGATAGCCTCCAGGTGCAAGCCAACAATGGAAATGGCCTTGCCTATCAGTGGCGTAAGGGATCCAATGCCATCAATGGCGCAACCGCAAATAGTTATCAGATTAAGTCTGCAGGAACGTATAGGGTAGTAGTTACAAATTCATTTGGCTGTACCAAAACTTCTCCGTCAACTATAGCAACTATCAATTGCAAAGTTAGTTCTGAGTTAAAATCGGGTCCGTCATTTTCTTTTGATTTGGGTACACAAGCCGTCAGCTTGAATACGAACGATAAGCAATATGAATTTATAGTTGTCAATGACTTGGGTGAGCTAGTGTGGAGCCAAATGGTGAAAGGGATAAACACGTTTCAGTTGCCACAAGAGTGGCAACATGGTGTTTATATTGCTTCGTTATATAGTAATGATGATGTGCATACTATAAAGTGTATTAAACATTAA